The nucleotide window GCGTTGACGAGGTCTGCTCTCACGTAGTCGATTGCCCCCATTCAACCCCGGACTATTCGGAGCACGGAACCCCGGTCGTTCGCACTTCCGAGATCGAAGATGGTCGTTATTATCCAGACGAATCTCCACGAGTGGATGAAGAAGGGTATCAGAAGCGAGTTTCTCGGCTGGAGCCGAAACCGGGGGATGTAGTTTTCACTCGTGAGGCACCTATTGGTGAAGCCTTCAAAATATCTGAAGGTATGAAACTATGTCTTGGTCAGCGGTTGATGCACCTCCGACCCGAAAATGGCGTTCTAGATGCTGATTTCCTCGTTGAACTGCTGTATTCTGATATGATGCAGAGTTGGTTTGAACGATCTGCACGAGGGAGTACAAGCACTCACGTCAATGTGGGAGATATTGAAAGTATGGAAATTCCAGTACCACCGATCGAGGAACAGCATCGTATCGTGGACATTCTCGGTGGTTTTCGTGAACAACTGGATTCAGAACGCAATCTCTTGAGTAGATACGAGCGCCTCAAACGCGGCCTTATGCAAGACCTGCTCTCCGGCGCGGTTAGAACCACGAACACCGACATCGAGGTGCCCGACGACATCGCCCAGCACGGCTAATGTACCGCCTTGCGATCAAAGAGTCGGCCCGCGAGGCGAACGACGCCGTCGCGGACCTCGTCGCTGACCGTGGCGATGTCCTCGACTGCGAGTCCGAAGGGGCGGCCCAGGCCCTCGCGGAGCGGGTCAGTGCCGCCGGGGAGCGCGTCCGTGTGCAGGCCGCCGCGCCGCAGGACTCGAGCGACGCGGACGGCTATCTCATCCGGCACCCGCGGCGGTACGTGTCCGACCCGAAGCCCTCGGACACGACCGGGCTGACCTTCGACGTGGGCGCGAACCAGTACGGCGCACTTGGGGAGGCGCTCGTCTGCGGTACGTCCGGGCTGGCTCGGGGCATCAAGCACGTCCTGCGCAACGAACTCGACGACGTGATCGACGAGCGCCACTACCTGTACGGGATTCCAGACCCCTACATCACGGACGACCTCGACGCGGACGTGTCCTGGTCGCCCGATCTGCTGGTGCTGGTCGGGTCAGAGTATCAGGATAATCCTGTAGCGATGTACTACTGCGAGATCAAGACCGGCGACGCGTCCTTTCAGCGCACTCAAGCGGACGATATGCAGGCCGTCGCTCGGGAGTACGGCGTGCTGAAGATCAGGGTCATCGTCGAGGCCCTGCCCGACGAGTACACGCTTGAAGTCTCCGAAGTTCAGGCCGATTGATCGAGACCGCACACGAGTTCTGCCATGCGGTCCTCTCCGACCGATTCGATCGCTGGGGTGACTGACTGCGCTTGAGTTACGCGCTCGAAATTCGCTCTAACTCAAACTGATCCTGGCTATATTTGAGTGAGAGGCGAAATCTCCGACACCGATTTATTGGAGCACATCACCGCCGCCAGCGCTAACTCAAATACGGCTGTCCGGTTCGGGCGATCCACCGATACAAACTTCCATCCCGCGAACAACTGTCAGCTATGGATGCCATCCCATCCGAGGGCGGCGTCGAACGTTCGCTTCTCTCGTGGCTCGACGGCGTCGGATGGGAGACACACGGACAGGACGGCGGACGCGGGGCGACCGTGCTCGACGAGGCCCACGAGCGCGACAGTCACGAGGTGATCTACTGGGATCTCCTTGCCGAGCAGGTCGTCGCGCTGAACGAGGGCGTGACCGAGGCCACCGTCGAGCAGTTCGTCTCCTCGCTCCGGCGTGATCTCGACGCCGAGAACCTGATGGACGGCAATCGCGCGTTCTACCAGGTGCTCACCAAGGGCAAGACGTTCAATGTCACGCGCGATGATGGCGCGACCGACACAATCTACGTTGACCTCCTCGACTACGAGAACCCCGAGAACAATCGCTTCCACGCGGTGAATCAGTTCTCCGTCTCTCGCGAGACGACCATCCGCCCGGACGTGACCCTGTTCGTCAACGGGATTCCGCTCGTGACGATGGAACTCAAGAGCCTCGCGCAGGACAACGACTGGCACGACGCCGTTCGCGATCTCAAGGCCTACGAGGAAAGCGTGCCCCGGTTGTTCGTCCCCGGACTGTTCAATATCGCCGCCGATACGATGGCACTGCGCTACGGCGCGGTCGGCGCGCCCACGGAGTTCTACGAGCCCTGGAACGACGCGCCGGCGGTGTACGAAGACGACAACGCAATGCGGCAGGCGGTGCGGGCGCTGTGCAATCCCGAGGCGATTCTCGACCTGCTCAAACACTTCGTGTTCTACGAGCGCCGAGCGGGTGGCGACGCGAAGATCGTCCCGCGATATATGCAGTACTACGCGGTGAATCGCATCCTCGATCGGGTTCGCGAGGGCGAGCACAGGCGCGGGCTGATCTGGCACACTCAGGGGTCGGGCAAGTCGTTCACGATGCTCTACGCCGCCGAGAATCTTCTCTCGCGCCCCGCCGTGGCGCGCAACCCGCAGGTGTTCGTCATCGTGGACACGGACAAACTCAACAGCCAGATGCGCGACCAACTGGCGAACCTCTCGCTGGAGCAGTGGACGGAGGCCGAGAGTATCGACCACCTCCAGCAACTCATCGAGGAGGGGCGCAGTCAACTCGTCCTCACGACGATTCAGAAGTTCGAAGATGTCGATCCCGACGTGCAGGGGAACGACGAGGTGATCGTGATGAGCGACGAGGCCCATCGCTTCATGGAGGGTGGCCTTGGCAGTCGTCTCGAAAACGCTCTCGATGGGGCCTACCACTTCGGATTTACTGGCACGCCGGTTCAGGAAGGGGAGCGGTATGCACCGGACGAAAGTGAGCAGGCCAAGCGCAATACGATGCGCGAGTTCTGCCCCGAGGGCGAAGACTATCTCCACCGCTACTCGGTCAAGCAGGGCATCGACGACGGGCTGATCTTGCCCGTCTACTTCACGCTCCGCCACGAGATGGCGTGGGAGATCGACGAGGCCGGACTCGACGAGGAGTTCGAGCAGACGTTCCGTGGGATGACGACCGACGAGAAACGCGATTTCATCCGAGAGACCGTGACGGCGACGACGCTTGCAGAGATCGAGCCCCGCGTCGAGACGGCCGTCGCAGAGATCGACGCCCACTACGACGACCACGTCGCTCCGAACGGGTGGAAAGGGATGGTCGTCACGCCGAGCCGACGCTCGGCGGCGATGTACGGTGAGCGACTCGTCGAACGGCGCGGTGACGAGGAGGTGGAGGTCCTCTACACGGCGACCAACGACGACCCCGATATTATCCAGCAGTTCCACACGGACGCCGAGGAGCGTGATAGCATCGTCAAAGCGTTCAAAGACGAGGCGAATCCGAAACTGCTGGTCGTCCACAATATGCTCCTGACGGGCTTCGACGCCCCGATTTTGAAGACGATGTATCTCGACCGGAATCTGAAAAACCACAACCTCATGCAGGCGATCGCCCGGACGAATCGACCCGCTGCGGGGAAGGAGAACGGCGAAATCGTGGACTTCCAGGGCGTCTTCGAGAACATCGACGAGGCTCTGGACTACGACGCAGAGACGAAACAATACGCCGCTCGCAACAAAGACGACCTCTTCGACGACCTCGTCGAACAGGTCGAGCGGGTGCTGGACATTTTCGACGGGATTTCTCAAGCGGACACGCAGGAGGCGACTTCCGAGGCCATCGAGCGCGTCAGCACACATCCGGAACGCCGCGAGTTCAAGCAGAACTTCCGGCGACTCCAGAACCTCTACGAGGCCGTCGCCCCGGATGGGCGACTTGTCAGTGAGGGCATCGAAGACGACTACAAGTGGCTGAGTCGGATTCACGTCGCGTTCAAGCGCACCACGGCGGGCGAGGACGACCCCGAGCGGGAGATGCGCGAGAAGACGCGCGAGATCATCGACGACCACGTCGATATTTCCGAAATCAAGCGTGACTTCCCGACGTACAAACTCGGTGAAGAGTATCTCGACGACGTCGAGGGCCTCGAAAATCCTGGTGTGAAGGCCAGCCAGATCGCCCACGCAACCCGTGAACACCTCCATCCACGAGAGAACCAGAATCCCCGATACAAGCGACTCAGTGAGCGAGTTACCGACATCGTCGAGCGATGGCAAGGGGGTGAGATGAGCGACCCCGAGGCCGTTGCCGCCCTGAAATCCGTCGAGGAAAAAGTGCTGAACGTCGATCGGGAGGCCGACGACGAGGAGATGGAGGCCGCCGAGTTCGCCATCTACACGCACTTGACCGAGGAGACGCCCGACGCGATCGAGTCCGACGAGCAGGCCGAACAGGTCGCGGCGGAGATCGTCTCACAGTTCCGCGATCGAGTCGATCGGCACTATCCCGGGTGGGAAACGAACCACCAGACCATTGCCGAAGTCGAGCGGATCCTGTTGGGCGTTCTCGTGAAAGAACGCGACCTCGGCCACCTCATACGTGACGAGGAGGGATTCGTCGACGACGTTCGAAACTACCTCATCCAGAACGATGGCTGAGACTCGATCGCACGAAGTGGAGTTGGTCGGCCACTCCGTCGAGTACGATCTCCGACGGAGTGCTGACGCGACCAAGCCTCGGATCGACGTGGACATTCACGGCGTCACGGTCGTGATTCCGGACGCGACCGACGTCGATCCCGAGGAGGTCCTTCAGGAGAATGCGGTATGGGTCGTCGAGAAGAAAGCGAAATACGACACGTATCGTGAGGAGATCCCAGAGCGATCGTACGAGGAGGGCGCGATGTTTCCGTATCTTGGCGACGAGCGAGAGGTCGTGGTAGAACGTCGGTCATCGTCAGTCGTGTCAGAGAACGCGCTCCGGCTGGCCCGTCATCACGTTGAGGAGACCTCGGTGAAGCGGGCTCTGGAAACGCTGTACCGACGCAAAGCGCGAGAGACATTCGAAGAGCGGGCGGAGCATTTCGCTGAGCAGATCGGCGTGACCCACGAGCAAATCGAAGTTCGGAATCAGCGAACGAAGTGGGGGTCCTGTTCGACCACCGGGACACTCGGACTGAACTGGCGACTGATGATGGCTCCGCCGGAGATCGTGGACTACATCGTGATTCACGAACTGGCTCACCTGCGAGAACCCAACCACACAGATGCGTTCTGGTCTCTCGTTGGCGAACATGACCCGGACTACGAAGCACACGCTCGGTGGCTTGAAGAGAACAGTACGCAGTTAGTCTTCTCGGACGACGATCTCTGAGGGCCGTTCTTCCAGCCCCGTCTCTGAGACTTGCCGATTGCAGTCCTCTTCAAGATCGCGTGAAACGTGGGTCGAAAACTCCTCAAAATCTGCCAAGCCTAGGCCGGGATTTGAACCCGGGCTCTCGTCCTTACCAAGGACGCGCTTTACCGCTAAGCTACCCAGGCGCGATTTCGCGTAACCGGGAATCGACTAAAGGCGTTTCGATTCAGTGGTCGGCCTGACTGCGCGCGCCCTCGCTGCCGGGCGGATCGCGCGCGGCCGCGACGAGGTCGTCGACGACCGTCTCGGGCACGCTCGGCGGGCCCTCGCCCACCAGATCGGCGGCGTAGTTCCGCAGGCGTGGCCCGGGTCGGCCGCCGACCGCCGAGACCCCGGCTTCGACGGCGAGTTCGAACGTGTCGCGTTCGAGGGCGTAATCCCCGCGGTCGACGTCGGTGGCGTGATCGTGCCCAAAGGATCGGATCGTCGCGACGGCGCGATCGGCGGCGGCGGTGCGTGCGAGACAGTGCATGCCACGGGCGACGAGCACGTCAGCGACGAGGACGGCCTCGTCGCCCTCGACCGTTCGCCCGTCGGTCCAGGGCGGGGCCTGGGCGAGCGATCTGGTGAGTTCGAGGCCACGATAGATGGCCTGCACGGCGACGGCACAGTCGAGCGGCGACCGATCACGGTCCCCGACGGTGACGGTCGGGTCGGGCGCGGGTTCACCCAGACGGCGGCGCTCGGCGGTGGCGGCGGCGAGTGTCACCTCGCCGGCCGCGACGGACCCGCCGGTCACGTGCTCGACGAGTCGGTCCCGGAACGCCGGCGGTTCGACGTCGTCGACGGCCTCGCGGGCGGCCCGGCGGACCCGGTCCCCAGGGGCGTCCATCGGGCCAGACTAGCCGAGCGACCGGCAAAGACCTTTGGACCCCGGACTCACTGACGAGACCGCTGTCTCGGGAATCGAGAGCCCGCCGGACCGCCCGGCGGTCGAAAAGGGGGACGTCCGGCTTAGAGGTCGCGCGGCTGGACCGTCTTTCGGTCGTTCTCCTCGGCACGTCGCGCGGCGGCTTCGAGCAGCTCCGCGACCTCGTCGTCGAGGGCATCGTAGAAGTCCGAGGCCACGTTCATGTCATCCAGCGCTTCCTTGACGGCGGCTTTGACGATCAGGTCTGCCATACAGGGATTTTGTTCCGGTGGATGGTTTATAAACGTTCCCCATTCTCCCGCGGTTCAGGCTCCCTCGGGCCCGGCTTGGCCCCCCGACTGGCCGATCGTGACGGTCGACAGACAGTATCGTGGCGGTCTGCCGACGCGTTCGTGGCGAAACGACCAATAGCGGGGCCCCGCTGGTGGGGCCATGCGCGAGTTGCTGGACGCGGTCGCCGCTGGTGAACTCTCGCCCGCGGACGCCGAAGCGCGCCTTCGAGGGTACGCGACGACGGGCGCGGGCCGGTTCGACGCCGCGCGTCGGGAGCGATCGGGGGTGCCCGAGGCGATCCTCGCGAGCGAGAAGACCGCCGCGGACGTGGCCGCCCTCGCGGCGACGGCGATCGAGACGACGGGGCGAGCGATCGTCACGCGCGCGGATCGAGACCAGGTCGCCGCCGTGCGTGACCGACTCGACGCGGTGGCCCCGGCGGCGACGCTCGCCCACCACCCGGCCGCTCGGACGCTCGTCGCCCACGCCCCCACCTTCGATCCACCGCGTCTCGACGCGACCGTCGCCATCGCGACCGGCGGGACGGCCGATCGGGGGCCCGCCACGGAGGCGAGCTTGATCGCCCGTGAGATGGGGGCACGCATCCGCCTGATCGAAGACGTCGGCGTCGCGAGCCTCGCACGCACCGTCGACGCCGCCGACCGCCTGCGGGACGCCGACGTGGTGATCGTCGCCGCCGGCCGCGAGGGCGCGCTCCCGACGGTGATCGCGGGCCTGATCGACTCGCCGGTGATCGGACTCCCGATCGCCGCGGGCTACGGTCGTGGGGGTGAGGGCGAGGCCGCGCTCGACGGCCTCCTCCAGTCCTGTACTGCCCTCTCGGTCGTCAACGTCGACGCGGGCTTCACCGCGGGCGTGCAGGCGGGGCTGATCGCCCGCTCGATCGACGCCGCACGGGGCGCGTAATCGGGGTCACTCCGCACGGGGCGCGTAATCGGGGTCACTCCGCACGGGCGGAGGCCACGACGGCCTGGCCGTACGCCAGTCCGGCGTCGCCGGGCGGCACCCGATCGTGAGCGAGAAAGGCGAGCCCCGCGTCCTCGATAACGTCGCGGACCCGGCGGTGGATCGCGGCGTTGACTGCGACGCCACCGGTCAGCCCGACGTGATCGTGTCCCCGCTCGCGGGCCGCATCGACGGCGATCCGGGCGAGTCCACGCGCGATCGCGTCCTGGACGGTCGCGGCGAGCGGGCCCGTGGCCGTCGCGTCCCGACGATCGGCCACCCACTGGAGCACGGCGTGCGCGTCGAGGACGGGCCGTCCGTCGCATCGCTCCAGTGGCGGGTCGTAATCCAGCGGCTCGTGACCCGCTGCGGCGGCTTCGAGCGTCATCGCGGGCTGGCCTTCGTAGCTACGCTCCTGGCAGACGTCGAGTAGCGCCGCGGCGGCGTCGAGTGTTCGACCGGCGCTCGTCGTCTGTGGCGCATTCACGCCCGAGGCGGCCTGCTGGCGGATCGCGGCGGCCGCCGACCGATCGAGGCCCGCCCTGGCGAGACATCGGTCGATCCGGTCCGGATCGTCGAGGAGGCTCGCGAGGATCCGTGCGGGCTGGCGGACGGCGGCTTCGCCACCCGGGAGGCGAAACGCGGTGATCGAGCCGACTCGTTCGTAGCGGTCCCGGTCGGCCGCGAGCACTTCGCCACCCCAGACCGTCCCGTCGGGGCCGTAGCCCGTGCCGTCGAGGGCGAGGATCGTCGCGCGATCGACGCCCGACTCACCGAGGAGGCCCGCGGCGTGGGCGTGGTGGTGCTGGACCGATTCGACGCGATCGATCGACCAGTCGGGGTCGTCCGCGTACGCGCGAGCGCGCTCGGACGTGAGAAACCTCGGGTGGGCGTCACGGGCGACCACGCGGGGCTCGACGTCGAACAGCGTACAGAGACGCTCGACGGCGTCGGCGTGGGCCGCGAGCGTTTCGGGGTCGTCCACGTCACCGACGTGCTGGGAGGGTCGCACCCAGTCGTCGGCTGCGACCGCGACCGTCGCGTCGAACTCCGCACCGACCGCGAGCACGGGTGGCCCCTCCGGCCGGGGCAACGCCTCGGGCACCCACCCACGGGAGCGGCGGACGAACTGGCGGTCGCCGTCGACGATCCGGACGACGCTGTCGTCACACCGGTTCGCGATCGTCCGGTCGTGGACCAGGCTCGCGTCGGTCAGTTCGAGCGCTCGAATCGCCGCCTGATCGATCGCCATCGGTGCGCCCGGCGGGTTCGCACTCGTCATCACCAGCGGTTCGTCGAGCGTCTCGAACAGTCGGTGATGGAGCGCGGCGTACGGCAGCATGACGCCGACGGTGTGCAAGCCGGGCGCGACCGGCGCGAGCCAGCCGTCGTCGCGCCGATCGAGCACGGCGATCGGACGGCGGATCGATTCGAGCGCCTCGCGCTCTCGCTCGGAGACGGTCGCGACCGCCCGGATGGCGTCGAGGTCGGGGGCCATGAGTGCGAACGGCTTCGCCGGCCGCCCCGAGCGCTCGCGCAGGCGGCGGACGACCGTGGGCCGACTCGCACAGACCAGATGCGTCCCGCCGACCCCTTTGATCGCGACGATGTCGCCCGCTGCAATCCGCTCGGCGGTCGCGTCGATCGCGGCCGGCCCGCGCTCGCGGACGGTCCAGTCGTCGTCCCGGAGGGTGAGCGTCGGCCCACACTCGGGACACGCGATCGTCTGGGCGTGGTATCGTCGATCCGTCGGCGTCTCGTACTCCGCGCGGCAGTCCGCACACATCGGAAACGCGGACATCGTCGTCCGCGGGCGATCGTAGGGCAGGGCTTCGATCACGGTATAGCGGGGCCCACAGTCGACACACGAGGTCGCCCAGTAGTCGGCGTACCGACTGTCCGGGTCGCGCACGTCGGCCAGACAGGCCTCACAGGTCGCGGTGTCGGGCGGGATCGCGCCCGAACCCCCGGACTCGCCGGTCGAGGCGACGATCTCGAACTCGGTCGCGCCCTCGGGGGCGACCCAGTCGACGGTCGCGTCGTCGATGCGTGCGAGTGGCGGCGGATCCGATCGGACGCGCTCGATCGCGCGCTCGACGGCCGACCGGGACCCTTCGAAGGCGATCGCGACGCGTCCGTCGCCGGTGTTGTGCACCCGGCCCGCCAGGTCGGCGTCGTCGGCGGTCCGGGCGACGAAGGGCCGAAAGCCGACGCCCTGGACGACGCCGGTGATCGAGAGAGTCGCGCGGGCGCGGTCGGTCATGGTGGCACCCGGGCGGCGATCGTGTTGAGACTGTCGGAGCCACGCAATAGGGTGGGTGTGTGAATGGGTCTCGACTCCTGCGGCACCGATCGAAGAGGGTATGGGGCGCCGTCGGATAGATCCGCCAATGGCGACCCCGTTCGAGGCGCTGCCGACCCAACCGCGCGCCCAGGAGTTGATCGACCAGGCGTTCTCGCGAGCGGGTCGAGCGGGCCACGCCAAAGACGGGATCGACGCACAGTTGAGCATGGTCCGGACGGCGGCGAACGCGATCGGTGACAACTGCGAACACGTCGTCACCACCTGGCCCGATTTCGACGCGATCGACCCCTTCTACCGCGATCTGGCCGACGCCGTCGCGGGCATCGACGAGTTGCGCCAGGCGCTCTCGACGGTCGACTGGGTGGCCGACAGGACGGGCGACATCCGATCGGAGTACGAGTCTCGGGTCGCCCGTGCGGGCGACACCGAGACCGCCCGGACCCACCGCAAACAGGCGTTCGCGCGGTTGGCCGACATCACCGAACAGGCCACCGACGCCCTCGAACGGCTCGCGGCGGCCCGCGAGGCACTGACCGACCTGCCCGAGATCGATCCGTCCGCGCCGACGATCGTCGTCGCCGGATCACCGAACGTCGGGAAGTCTTCGTTCGTGAACCACGTCACGCGCGCGGACAGCGAGGTCGCGACCTATCCGTTCACGACGACGCAGATCCACGTGGGACATCTCACTCGCGATCACGTCCGCTACCAGATCGTCGACACGCCGGGCCTGCTCGATCGCCCGGCCGCCGAGCGCAACGACGTCGAGCGCCAGGCCGCGAGCGCGCTGGGCCACGTCGCGGACTGCGTGCTGGTCGTCCTCGACGCCAGCGAGTCCTGTGGGTACACCCGCGAGACCCAACTCGCCTTGCTCGCGAGTCTGCGCGAGGAGTTCACGGACGCGCCCGTGCTCACGGTCTGTAACAAGTCCGACCTCTCGACGGACGTCGACGCCGAGTACGCGATGAGCGTCACCGAGGACGAGGGCGTCGCGGACGTCGTGGCGGCGGCGATAGAGGCGATCGATTACGAACCCGTGCTTCCGCACGAGGAGTGAGCGTCTGATTTCGAGTGTTCGGCCCTCACGGGAGAGCCGAGCCGAACCCCCGAGTGGGACGGTATTGGGCGTCTGAGGGATCGTTTCGGGTGCTCGCGGGAAATTACTTGTCGGCACTCCACGAAAGATTTAAACTGATACGGGCGCAATAACACAGTTGTACACACGACTCCCGGCAGCGGGTGGCGGTACTCGCCAGTCGGAGAGTGTGCAAGTCACACCCATGGGGGGAAGCGCGACGAGCGCAAACACATGACAGAGCATTCCGATTATCACACAGCAGACGAAGCGACCGAGGAATCGACTATTGACGACGCCTCTCGGCGGACCTTCCTGAAGGGGACCGTCGGGGCGGGACTGCTGGCGACGGGCGCCGGGGCGGGGCTTTTCGGCTCTGCGACGGCGGCCGAAACCCTCCTCGTCGACGACTTCGACGACTGGAGTCACGGCGGAAGCAACGCGATGGGGGGGTACACCGGTGCTGGTGGGTTCGCGACTGCCTCCGCCAGCGGTGGTGTCATGACACTCGAAACGGCCGCCGAAGAGACTGGCTGGTTCGCGACCACCATCAGTGGGGACGTGAGTTCCTACGATCGTCTCGAACTCGTTCTCGCGGGGTCGTCGGACAACGCCGGTGAGGCGTTCACGCTCGGTGGGACGCCCCTTGGCGACCTTGCCGATGGATCCGTCTCGGGGACGGTCCAGATTCCGACGAGTTCGCTCGACGTTTCCGACGGCGCTCAGATGCAGCTCAACGGTGCCTGGGCACCGGCCGGAACCCTCGAAATCGACGCGATCCGCTTCGCCAGCGGTGACTCCGAACCGACCGAACCGACCACCGAGGAAACGCCGACGCCGACCGACGGCGAGGAGACGACGGTCGATGAGATGTCGCTGTCGGCGGTGCCGTCGGTGAGCGGCGACTCGGGCACGGTGGACGTCGTGCTGAGCGAGGTGCCGTCGACGGGCCTGTCCGGCTTCGAGATCGATCTGTCGATCGCGGACACGGACGTGGCGGCGTTCGAGACGGGCCGCGGCGTGTCGGCGGAGTTCCCGGACGCGTTCTCGTCGATCAGTTCGTCGTCGCTGTCCGAGTCGACGGCGACGGTGAAAGCGAGCGACGGAGCGGACGAGTACACGGGCGGCGAGACGGACGTGCTGCTCGCGACGGTCCCGGTCGTGATCAACGGGGACGGCGCGACGACGGTGTCGCTGTCGATCACGAAGCTGCAGGACGACGACGGGACGGAACTCGACCCGACGCTGGTCTCGGGGTCGATCCCGCCGGGGACCGAGCCGACCACCGAGCCGGGCACCGACCCGACGGTGGAGGGAACGACGCTGTCGGCGGCACCGTCGGTGAGCGGCGACTCGGGCACGGTGGACGTCGTGCTGAGCGAGGTGCCGTCGACGGGGCTGTCCGGATTCGAGATCGACCTGTCGATCGCGGACACGAGCGTGGCGGCGTTCGAGACGGGCCGCGGCGTGTCGGCGGAGTTCCCGGAGGCGTTCTCGTCGATCAGTTCGTCGTCGCTGTCCGAGTCGACGGCGACGGTGAAAGCGAGCGACGGAGCGGACGCGATCACGGGCGGCGAGACGGACGTGCTGCTCGCGACGGTCCCGATCGTGATGAACGGGGACGGCGCGACGACGGTGTCGCTGTCGATCACGAAGCTGCAGGACGACGACGGGACGGAACTCGACCCGACGCTGGTCTCGGGGTCGATCCCGCCGGGGACCGAGCCGACGACGACCGACGGCGAGCAGACGCCGGGCGAGTTCAACCTGATCCCCCGCCTCGACGTGGAGAACATCAACCTCGACGGGACCGCCGACGTGAGCATCACGCTCGACGAGGTCCCCGAGGCGGGCCTGTCCGGGTTCGAACTCGACGTGACGATCGCGGACACGAGCGTGGCGGCGTTCGATACGGGCCGTGGCGCGTCGGCGGAGTTCCCGGAGGCGTTCTCGTCGATCAACTCGTCGTCGTTCACCGAGTCGACGGCGACGGTGAAAGCGAGCGACGGAGCGGACGCGATCACGGGTGGCGAGACGGACGTGCTGCTCGCGACGGTGCCGGTCGTGGCCGTGGGCGGCGGGTCGACCGACATCAGCGTCTCGATCACCAAGCTTCAGACCGACGGTGCCGGTGACCCCATCGACGCAGTGACGATGGTCACCACGCTGACGGTCGACGTTCCCACGACGACGACCACGACCCAGGACGGTCCCGGCACGGTCGAAGAGGGCCTGTCCCGTCCGTCGGACACCGACGGCGACGGGTTCTTCGGTGACCTCAACGGCAACGGCCGCATCGAGTACATGGACGTGATCCTGTTCATCGATCACCTCGATGACCAGGTCATCCAGGGCAACGTCGACGCCTTCGACGCGGACGGCGACGGCGACGTCGACCTCAACGACGTCGTCGCGCTGTTCGACATGATCTGATCGGCAGATCAGACGCGGTCGCATCGCACCCAATCTCGACGTGACGGCGCGATTCGTCGCGTTTCCCCCTTTTTGCCGCTTAGCGGTTCCGAACCGATCGCTGATACCGATAGCGGACGGTCACTTCGACGTCCGACAGCGACGGTGGGAGTTCCGCAGCGATCG belongs to Halococcoides cellulosivorans and includes:
- the larB gene encoding nickel pincer cofactor biosynthesis protein LarB codes for the protein MRELLDAVAAGELSPADAEARLRGYATTGAGRFDAARRERSGVPEAILASEKTAADVAALAATAIETTGRAIVTRADRDQVAAVRDRLDAVAPAATLAHHPAARTLVAHAPTFDPPRLDATVAIATGGTADRGPATEASLIAREMGARIRLIEDVGVASLARTVDAADRLRDADVVIVAAGREGALPTVIAGLIDSPVIGLPIAAGYGRGGEGEAALDGLLQSCTALSVVNVDAGFTAGVQAGLIARSIDAARGA
- a CDS encoding type I restriction endonuclease subunit R; protein product: MDAIPSEGGVERSLLSWLDGVGWETHGQDGGRGATVLDEAHERDSHEVIYWDLLAEQVVALNEGVTEATVEQFVSSLRRDLDAENLMDGNRAFYQVLTKGKTFNVTRDDGATDTIYVDLLDYENPENNRFHAVNQFSVSRETTIRPDVTLFVNGIPLVTMELKSLAQDNDWHDAVRDLKAYEESVPRLFVPGLFNIAADTMALRYGAVGAPTEFYEPWNDAPAVYEDDNAMRQAVRALCNPEAILDLLKHFVFYERRAGGDAKIVPRYMQYYAVNRILDRVREGEHRRGLIWHTQGSGKSFTMLYAAENLLSRPAVARNPQVFVIVDTDKLNSQMRDQLANLSLEQWTEAESIDHLQQLIEEGRSQLVLTTIQKFEDVDPDVQGNDEVIVMSDEAHRFMEGGLGSRLENALDGAYHFGFTGTPVQEGERYAPDESEQAKRNTMREFCPEGEDYLHRYSVKQGIDDGLILPVYFTLRHEMAWEIDEAGLDEEFEQTFRGMTTDEKRDFIRETVTATTLAEIEPRVETAVAEIDAHYDDHVAPNGWKGMVVTPSRRSAAMYGERLVERRGDEEVEVLYTATNDDPDIIQQFHTDAEERDSIVKAFKDEANPKLLVVHNMLLTGFDAPILKTMYLDRNLKNHNLMQAIARTNRPAAGKENGEIVDFQGVFENIDEALDYDAETKQYAARNKDDLFDDLVEQVERVLDIFDGISQADTQEATSEAIERVSTHPERREFKQNFRRLQNLYEAVAPDGRLVSEGIEDDYKWLSRIHVAFKRTTAGEDDPEREMREKTREIIDDHVDISEIKRDFPTYKLGEEYLDDVEGLENPGVKASQIAHATREHLHPRENQNPRYKRLSERVTDIVERWQGGEMSDPEAVAALKSVEEKVLNVDREADDEEMEAAEFAIYTHLTEETPDAIESDEQAEQVAAEIVSQFRDRVDRHYPGWETNHQTIAEVERILLGVLVKERDLGHLIRDEEGFVDDVRNYLIQNDG
- a CDS encoding M48 family metallopeptidase, translating into MAETRSHEVELVGHSVEYDLRRSADATKPRIDVDIHGVTVVIPDATDVDPEEVLQENAVWVVEKKAKYDTYREEIPERSYEEGAMFPYLGDEREVVVERRSSSVVSENALRLARHHVEETSVKRALETLYRRKARETFEERAEHFAEQIGVTHEQIEVRNQRTKWGSCSTTGTLGLNWRLMMAPPEIVDYIVIHELAHLREPNHTDAFWSLVGEHDPDYEAHARWLEENSTQLVFSDDDL
- a CDS encoding DUF7114 family protein translates to MDAPGDRVRRAAREAVDDVEPPAFRDRLVEHVTGGSVAAGEVTLAAATAERRRLGEPAPDPTVTVGDRDRSPLDCAVAVQAIYRGLELTRSLAQAPPWTDGRTVEGDEAVLVADVLVARGMHCLARTAAADRAVATIRSFGHDHATDVDRGDYALERDTFELAVEAGVSAVGGRPGPRLRNYAADLVGEGPPSVPETVVDDLVAAARDPPGSEGARSQADH
- a CDS encoding DUF1931 family protein, translating into MADLIVKAAVKEALDDMNVASDFYDALDDEVAELLEAAARRAEENDRKTVQPRDL